From the genome of Triticum aestivum cultivar Chinese Spring chromosome 3B, IWGSC CS RefSeq v2.1, whole genome shotgun sequence, one region includes:
- the LOC123072659 gene encoding probable glutathione S-transferase: MGEPVKVMSTFGSIYGHRPEVALRLKGIPYELLLEDLPNNKSELLLTCNPVHKLVPVLLHGHRSICESLIIVEYIDEAFKGPPLIPADPYERATARFWAQFIDQKFARPFWMSICMADGDKEEEEDFLKVAKENLLLLEGQLKGKRFFGGDSIGLVDIAASGLARWLEAFEEISGVDLLTDEKFPALNRWAKEYAGDEHAKECLPNKDELVAKFTAVRKKFQAMAEVPK; the protein is encoded by the exons ATGGGTGAGCCGGTTAAGGTGATGAGCACTTTCGGCAGCATATACGGCCACCGTCCGGAGGTTGCCCTGAGGCTCAAGGGCATACCTTACGAGCTGCTCCTCGAAGACCTTCCCAACAACAAGAGCGAGCTGCTGCTGACGTGCAACCCCGTCCACAAACTGGTCCCCGTGCTCCTTCATGGCCACAGATCCATCTGCGAGTCGCTCATCATCGTCGAGTACATCGACGAGGCCTTCAAGGGGCCGCCGCTGATACCGGCCGACCCGTACGAGAGGGCCACGGCCCGCTTTTGGGCCCAGTTCATCGACCAAAAG TTTGCTAGGCCGTTCTGGATGTCGATATGTATGGCCGATggtgacaaggaggaggaggaggacttctTGAAGGTAGCCAAGGAGAATCTGCTGCTTCTCGAGGGACAGCTTAAGGGGAAGAGGTTTTTTGGAGGGGACTCCATTGGCCTCGTGGACATAGCTGCCAGTGGATTAGCTCGCTGGCTCGAAGCCTTCGAGGAGATCTCCGGAGTGGATCTGCTCACCGATGAGAAGTTCCCTGCTCTAAACCGATGGGCGAAAGAATATGCCGGCGACGAGCATGCTAAGGAGTGCCTGCCGAACAAGGATGAACTGGTTGCCAAGTTCACTGCAGTGAGGAAGAAGTTTCAAGCAATGGCAGAGGTTCCGAAGTGA